One window of Bacillus alkalicellulosilyticus genomic DNA carries:
- a CDS encoding HD-GYP domain-containing protein, producing the protein MAILQRQAKINAEKQTAIWFILLFYFVFIFYDIFFYYILSSKGLPSGGLGFSPHIIMLLLLPITYYLLKREKPEIIKYMYFITFSVLTIVNDLLIYWESDQNFISGNAVELIIVLFSPIFVNKRFFMVVSLGTVIRYSLVGVILQDTTVLFPLLLIFVISIMGYILLNRFFSYILALRNSYNKELEGIVKGIIATLELKDPYTKGHSERVADYALILAKATGSIKKEEYNSFYSVCLLHDIGKIHIPDYLLTKPSRLTEDEYEVIKTHPVVGAKAVEQVQGIAEYIDVIQYHHERWDGKGYPEQLKENQIPFLARIVAIADAFDAMTSSRSYRAALPLEEAYKRICAGAGTQFDPQLVHLFKKAYPEWKKYHQDFHWEEKGLAQSATTLEGGEKYENS; encoded by the coding sequence GTGGCTATCTTGCAAAGACAAGCTAAAATAAATGCAGAAAAACAAACGGCTATATGGTTTATATTGCTTTTCTATTTTGTTTTCATATTCTATGATATTTTTTTTTACTACATTTTAAGTTCAAAGGGATTACCTTCTGGGGGACTTGGTTTTAGTCCTCATATTATCATGCTACTCCTTTTACCTATTACATACTATTTATTGAAAAGAGAAAAACCTGAAATTATTAAGTATATGTATTTTATTACATTTTCAGTGTTAACAATTGTAAATGATTTATTAATCTATTGGGAGTCTGATCAAAACTTTATAAGTGGAAATGCGGTAGAACTTATTATTGTCTTGTTCTCTCCTATCTTTGTAAATAAAAGATTTTTTATGGTAGTTTCATTAGGTACAGTAATTAGGTATTCGTTGGTGGGAGTAATTCTCCAAGATACTACTGTACTGTTCCCATTGCTTCTTATTTTTGTGATTTCTATAATGGGTTATATTTTATTAAATCGTTTTTTTAGTTATATCCTTGCGTTAAGGAACTCATACAACAAAGAGCTAGAAGGGATTGTTAAAGGAATTATCGCTACCCTTGAATTAAAGGATCCTTATACTAAAGGGCATAGTGAGAGAGTTGCTGATTATGCTTTGATTTTAGCAAAAGCTACAGGTTCCATAAAAAAAGAAGAGTATAATTCATTTTACTCAGTTTGTTTGTTGCATGATATTGGTAAAATCCATATTCCCGATTATCTCCTAACTAAACCTTCAAGATTAACTGAAGATGAATATGAGGTAATAAAAACTCACCCTGTTGTCGGTGCAAAAGCTGTAGAACAAGTTCAAGGAATTGCTGAATATATTGATGTCATTCAATACCACCATGAACGTTGGGATGGAAAAGGATATCCAGAGCAATTAAAAGAAAATCAAATTCCGTTCCTTGCTAGAATAGTCGCAATTGCAGATGCATTTGATGCGATGACTTCTTCAAGATCATATCGTGCTGCTTTACCGTTAGAAGAAGCCTATAAGCGAATTTGTGCAGGAGCTGGTACGCAATTTGACCCTCAGTTAGTACACTTATTTAAGAAAGCATATCCTGAATGGAAAAAATACCATCAAGATTTCCACTGGGAAGAAAAAGGCCTTGCACAGTCAGCAACTACATTGGAGGGAGGTGAAAAATATGAAAATTCGTAA
- a CDS encoding peptidase, translated as MKLSLGTQLTLFPLDIRKDNKHYIVEEVTSGDFFEMPKICIDAIRLLEEGQSLGSVELQLKKMYPNDSVNLIEFAQQLLDLKLVKEINGIAFEDKKENQVEKGYTWISPLVGRFFFNTVSNKLYILLFLASLIIFILNPHLFPSYKNVFLFDAIVPSLLTWLALSLVLVLVHEFGHILAVRSFDLPAKMGIGNRLFFVVFETDLSTAWKLSVKERNVLYFGGICFDLIILFGALLLQLLFPESHPLVQGILKLMVLDVFIRMIYQCCFYMKTDFYYVCENVTGCYNLMENGKQLLQKKIPFLKTEETTQLFDGEERIVRLYGWFYITGVVLTFGLFGGVFIPQMYYAFSRSLPGLLQPITTAPFWDAAVFLGQSILMIGLLLYAIRKKRIYED; from the coding sequence ATGAAACTATCATTGGGAACACAACTTACTTTATTTCCTTTAGATATTCGTAAAGACAATAAGCATTATATTGTTGAAGAAGTCACTTCTGGTGACTTCTTCGAGATGCCTAAAATTTGTATTGACGCCATTCGTTTACTTGAAGAGGGACAATCGTTAGGTTCGGTTGAGTTGCAATTAAAAAAGATGTACCCGAATGATAGTGTGAATTTGATTGAATTTGCGCAACAACTTCTCGATTTAAAACTAGTAAAAGAAATTAATGGAATTGCTTTTGAAGATAAGAAAGAGAATCAAGTGGAGAAAGGGTATACATGGATTTCGCCACTAGTTGGACGTTTCTTTTTTAATACAGTCAGTAACAAACTATACATATTGTTGTTTCTTGCTTCTCTTATCATATTTATTTTGAATCCACACCTGTTTCCAAGCTACAAAAATGTGTTTTTATTTGATGCTATTGTACCAAGTCTATTAACTTGGCTTGCGCTTTCTTTAGTATTAGTACTAGTTCATGAGTTCGGACATATTCTAGCTGTGCGGTCTTTTGATTTACCTGCAAAGATGGGGATTGGAAATCGTTTGTTTTTTGTCGTTTTTGAAACGGACCTTTCCACAGCTTGGAAGCTCTCAGTGAAAGAGAGAAATGTTTTATATTTTGGCGGTATTTGTTTTGACCTCATAATCCTCTTTGGTGCATTGCTCCTTCAATTGTTATTTCCAGAGAGTCATCCATTGGTACAAGGTATTCTTAAGTTAATGGTGCTTGATGTCTTTATTCGTATGATTTATCAATGTTGTTTTTATATGAAAACAGACTTTTACTATGTCTGTGAAAATGTAACGGGCTGTTATAACTTAATGGAAAATGGAAAGCAATTGCTTCAGAAAAAAATTCCGTTTCTAAAAACAGAAGAAACAACACAACTATTCGATGGCGAAGAACGAATTGTCCGGCTGTATGGGTGGTTTTATATTACTGGGGTCGTATTAACGTTTGGTTTATTTGGTGGTGTATTCATCCCGCAAATGTATTATGCCTTTTCTAGGTCGTTACCTGGGTTACTACAACCAATTACGACTGCTCCTTTCTGGGACGCTGCTGTTTTTCTAGGGCAGTCGATACTCATGATTGGTTTACTTTTATATGCGATTCGAAAAAAACGAATTTATGAAGATTGA
- a CDS encoding HD-GYP domain-containing protein, whose translation MNKNHLINKEQRIIIWYLLMFYIFYIGYDLFFYYIWLGAPGSLPNGLGVFIYILLLALLPLPYYLLKKKQPHAIKYIYFIAFTVLTLINDISYYWGTDMVFQSGNIVELMIILFSPIFVNRLYFFIVTVGTMLRLALTGLILQDLNVFLPIILVFVFSLIAFILLYSFYSYVMAVKDSYNQELAEMIKGVVETFELRVPNTRGHSERVAEYARMLAKETKLIKKEELTLFYFACLLHDIGKNQIPEYILNKASNLTTEEFEIINTHPTIGAQAVKRVEGLADYIDVIQYHHERWDGKGYPEQIRENNIPFLARIVAIANTFDSLTTARAYREAVSPEEAYEYICKGEGTQFDPQLVHLFKKVFPSWKKYHQDYHKHIIEDK comes from the coding sequence ATGAATAAAAATCACTTGATTAATAAAGAACAACGAATAATAATATGGTACTTGCTTATGTTTTATATCTTTTACATAGGTTATGATTTATTCTTTTATTATATATGGCTAGGGGCTCCAGGTTCTCTACCAAATGGATTAGGAGTTTTTATTTATATCTTATTGCTGGCTCTATTGCCACTACCTTATTATTTGTTAAAAAAGAAACAACCCCATGCTATCAAGTATATTTATTTTATAGCTTTTACAGTTCTCACTTTAATTAATGATATATCATATTATTGGGGAACCGATATGGTATTTCAAAGTGGTAATATAGTTGAATTAATGATTATTCTTTTTTCACCTATATTTGTCAACAGATTATACTTTTTTATTGTTACCGTAGGAACTATGCTTAGACTAGCTCTTACAGGATTAATCCTTCAAGACTTAAACGTTTTCCTACCGATTATTCTAGTTTTTGTTTTTTCATTAATTGCATTTATTTTGTTATATAGTTTTTATAGTTATGTTATGGCTGTCAAAGATTCTTATAATCAAGAATTAGCAGAAATGATAAAGGGAGTTGTTGAGACATTTGAATTAAGAGTTCCTAATACAAGGGGCCATAGTGAAAGAGTAGCTGAATATGCGAGGATGCTCGCAAAAGAAACAAAATTAATAAAAAAAGAGGAATTAACTCTTTTTTACTTTGCTTGTTTGTTACATGATATTGGGAAAAATCAGATTCCAGAATATATCTTAAATAAAGCTTCAAACTTAACGACTGAAGAATTTGAAATCATAAACACTCATCCTACTATAGGTGCACAAGCAGTAAAACGTGTGGAAGGTTTAGCAGATTATATTGATGTCATTCAGTATCATCATGAGCGCTGGGATGGAAAAGGATATCCAGAACAAATAAGGGAAAATAACATTCCATTCCTTGCAAGAATTGTAGCAATCGCTAATACATTTGATTCATTAACAACTGCACGAGCTTACCGTGAAGCAGTTTCACCAGAAGAGGCGTATGAGTACATTTGTAAAGGGGAAGGAACACAATTTGACCCTCAGTTAGTCCACTTATTTAAGAAAGTTTTTCCTAGTTGGAAGAAGTATCATCAAGATTACCACAAGCACATAATCGAAGATAAATAG
- a CDS encoding EAL domain-containing protein, with protein sequence MDSMVKSLWLTEQFNRTATHIFDLLSNRIGINTFFIATNDRKDNVVLKSINRQYSLMVEGSSLPFENVLCRFVCENIDEPFVISDLANDPRTKHEPATKALNGSGCFVGVPIVLRNGDVFGTLCGLDKVPYDFTDEDISLLRSLGSLLSVTVELERMSKIDEISNLYTVSFIKSLFSKLATEEGNLGLLCVDIDHFKKVNEVYGYEVGDQLLKLMAERLQAVFSNQAFGCRFSADEYLFIFTSNGTVSILDEIQVKFLEIQHALLQPFYINGHECYLTCSIGVSVYPNDGQEFDLLIRNAHNTMNRSKEGGRNALQFFTKAHFIEKEQHLDLEQGLYRALNEKQLFIEYQPQYDLKDERMVGMEALLRWQHPLLGRVSPASFIPITEENGLIVSIGKWILREVCIQGKTWVEKGIDFNEISINISIRQLKDRNFLSDVRFILDETGFEPAMLKFEITESMFIQDTLYIKGILLKLNELGINISLDDFGTGYSSLSILGTLPLHTIKIDRSFVTGMKESEKKQNIVKSIISLAKALHIFTLAEGIESEDETHILHGLGCSYAQGYYYSKPVSPKAIESLLFDQS encoded by the coding sequence ATGGACTCAATGGTAAAAAGCTTATGGTTAACTGAACAATTTAATAGGACAGCTACCCACATCTTTGATTTATTATCCAATCGAATTGGGATTAACACCTTCTTTATTGCTACAAATGATCGAAAAGACAATGTTGTTCTCAAAAGCATCAATCGTCAGTATTCATTAATGGTGGAAGGCTCTAGTTTACCATTTGAAAATGTTCTTTGTCGGTTTGTATGTGAAAATATAGATGAGCCTTTTGTCATTTCTGATTTAGCTAACGACCCTCGAACAAAGCATGAGCCAGCAACGAAAGCCCTTAACGGAAGTGGTTGCTTTGTTGGAGTGCCGATTGTATTGCGAAATGGCGATGTTTTCGGAACGTTGTGTGGACTCGATAAAGTTCCATATGATTTTACGGATGAAGATATCTCACTCTTACGTTCTCTTGGTAGCTTATTAAGTGTAACGGTTGAATTGGAAAGAATGAGCAAAATAGACGAGATTTCAAACCTGTATACCGTTTCTTTTATAAAAAGCTTATTCTCTAAGCTGGCAACGGAAGAAGGAAATCTAGGACTTTTATGTGTGGATATTGACCATTTCAAAAAAGTAAATGAAGTGTATGGATATGAAGTAGGAGACCAATTATTAAAACTTATGGCAGAGCGACTTCAAGCAGTCTTTAGCAATCAAGCGTTTGGCTGTCGTTTCTCAGCAGATGAGTATTTATTTATCTTTACAAGTAATGGAACAGTAAGCATTCTAGACGAGATCCAAGTCAAGTTTCTAGAAATTCAACACGCTCTTCTACAACCATTTTATATAAATGGGCACGAGTGCTATTTGACATGTAGTATCGGTGTAAGTGTATACCCTAACGATGGACAAGAGTTTGATTTACTTATCAGAAATGCACACAATACGATGAATCGTTCTAAAGAAGGAGGACGAAATGCGCTGCAATTTTTTACTAAAGCTCATTTCATTGAAAAAGAACAACACTTGGATTTAGAACAAGGTTTATATCGCGCGCTTAATGAAAAACAGCTCTTTATAGAATATCAACCACAGTATGATTTGAAAGACGAAAGAATGGTTGGGATGGAGGCATTACTCCGATGGCAACATCCATTACTAGGAAGAGTGTCTCCTGCATCTTTTATCCCTATCACCGAAGAAAATGGATTGATAGTTTCAATAGGAAAATGGATACTTCGAGAAGTATGTATTCAAGGGAAGACATGGGTTGAAAAGGGAATCGACTTTAATGAAATCTCTATTAATATATCCATTCGACAATTAAAGGATAGAAACTTTTTATCGGACGTACGTTTTATATTAGATGAGACAGGGTTTGAGCCTGCGATGCTTAAGTTTGAAATTACTGAAAGTATGTTTATTCAAGATACTCTGTATATTAAGGGGATCTTACTTAAACTAAACGAGTTAGGGATAAACATTTCGTTAGATGATTTTGGAACAGGATATTCATCCCTGAGCATTTTAGGAACATTACCACTTCATACGATTAAAATTGACCGCTCGTTTGTGACAGGGATGAAAGAGAGTGAGAAAAAACAAAATATTGTTAAATCAATTATTAGCTTAGCGAAGGCTCTTCATATATTTACGTTAGCAGAGGGCATTGAATCAGAAGATGAAACTCATATTTTACATGGGTTAGGTTGTTCCTATGCTCAAGGATATTACTATAGTAAACCGGTTTCACCTAAAGCTATTGAATCATTACTATTTGACCAAAGTTAA
- a CDS encoding DNA repair protein — MGLFGGLVSKVGGAIKKAAGAVVDTGKKACNYVKEKVTNTWCKFTGKDKFQEAEQLYEEISSRYNRKRTEFEGEVTRITNQIEKRITSINESKRKIKTELFVNMATNLEKIREIEFSKDFSVEEYKNEVFTFDLVRAKSELYQIDFNKNKLKTRVQAVFTLGFYTRKKAKETLYAVQEEEYKIDEEIAKMDAELKKLILIDESLQNVENYFTGLIEVYEQLLVRLDNSVQYLYFKCMHFAHKLVQKEMSIKRLPVVQRKELEAIITASKILKVMTETQITSLEEKTKVATYEKDMKKQHNEMMKVFSAA; from the coding sequence ATGGGTTTATTTGGAGGCTTAGTTAGCAAAGTTGGTGGAGCGATAAAAAAGGCAGCTGGAGCTGTTGTGGATACTGGGAAAAAAGCATGTAATTATGTCAAAGAAAAGGTAACAAATACATGGTGTAAGTTTACTGGAAAAGATAAGTTTCAAGAGGCAGAACAACTGTATGAAGAAATTTCGAGTCGGTACAATCGAAAGCGAACAGAATTTGAGGGCGAGGTTACTCGGATAACCAATCAAATTGAAAAACGCATTACATCGATTAATGAATCAAAACGAAAAATAAAAACCGAACTGTTTGTAAATATGGCCACAAACTTAGAAAAAATACGAGAAATTGAGTTTAGCAAAGATTTTAGTGTTGAAGAGTATAAAAATGAAGTATTTACGTTTGATTTAGTTCGAGCGAAAAGTGAGCTCTATCAAATTGATTTTAATAAAAATAAATTAAAAACGAGAGTACAAGCTGTTTTTACTCTTGGCTTTTATACGAGAAAAAAGGCAAAAGAAACGCTTTATGCCGTTCAAGAAGAAGAATATAAAATTGATGAGGAAATCGCAAAAATGGACGCTGAATTAAAAAAACTAATTCTCATTGATGAATCATTACAAAACGTCGAGAATTATTTTACAGGATTGATTGAAGTATATGAACAATTATTAGTTCGTCTTGATAATTCAGTTCAGTATTTATACTTTAAGTGTATGCATTTTGCCCATAAGCTTGTTCAAAAGGAAATGAGTATCAAACGACTACCTGTCGTTCAACGAAAAGAACTTGAAGCAATTATTACAGCAAGCAAAATTTTAAAAGTGATGACTGAAACACAAATAACATCACTAGAAGAAAAAACAAAAGTGGCGACATATGAAAAAGATATGAAAAAACAACATAACGAGATGATGAAGGTGTTTAGTGCAGCCTAA
- a CDS encoding DNA repair protein: MMNESRRQALEQLSTASPLEITRTLEQFELYDMKSSQEVIDEIYTEFQKGENLEKGVLMPVMMSVINGLLEATKAGRSARKKGLTASRIIEECEQFSYNDKPDNSTNVNAYTEFKNVQETTKKRGTVNANMTQEYERNNYEDKKAMDRYKDGKVVGEKSLVDEYTGKRNLYLKRNDPNKRYNDDTYRQQAQPDHIVPLKQVHDRLSSNYALDDADIKKISNIEDNFAVTSANINQTKGKRTNAEYIKHMEEKGTPVDEITKANMLKMQKQAERKIDAQANKFIAKNLMDKTDKGKDIRNETAGVAANQAKEYAIGNLILFIVKPIYFELKDGFKNGLTKGVNASSALEALSIRFGRIKKHVIENASSFIGDNMWEFVKGFISSLIEGIISLFVGIFKQVLRLLKEGIKIFMQSAKILFGKDAKEMTPSQKGEAIIKIIGGSVLAIAGIGIETLLNKIGIGEPWSIVLATLLSGIASALFMYLLDKVDLFSVKAEQRRDRIAEIFTERIQDIKEVSEEFNVVAIQTLRKQYVQFEDIQSGIQSALATENLDSLNSGLYRMADFFKIELPYRNTDEFVDYFDSQDVIKL; encoded by the coding sequence ATGATGAATGAAAGCAGAAGACAAGCACTTGAGCAACTTTCGACGGCCTCACCGCTTGAAATCACGAGAACTCTTGAACAATTTGAACTGTATGATATGAAATCATCCCAAGAAGTCATAGATGAAATATATACGGAATTCCAAAAAGGAGAAAATCTCGAAAAGGGTGTATTAATGCCAGTCATGATGTCAGTGATTAATGGGTTACTTGAGGCAACAAAAGCAGGCCGCTCAGCCAGGAAAAAAGGGCTGACAGCTTCAAGGATCATAGAGGAGTGTGAACAGTTCTCTTATAATGACAAGCCTGACAATTCTACAAACGTAAATGCGTATACGGAATTTAAAAATGTACAAGAAACGACTAAAAAACGCGGGACCGTGAATGCAAATATGACTCAGGAATATGAGAGAAACAATTACGAAGATAAAAAGGCCATGGACCGCTATAAAGATGGAAAAGTAGTTGGTGAAAAAAGCCTCGTCGATGAATACACTGGGAAACGAAACTTATATTTAAAACGAAACGACCCGAACAAACGTTATAATGACGATACATATAGGCAACAGGCGCAACCAGACCATATCGTCCCACTAAAGCAAGTTCATGATAGGCTAAGTAGCAATTATGCATTAGATGATGCCGATATCAAAAAAATATCTAACATTGAAGATAATTTTGCGGTTACATCTGCTAATATTAATCAAACTAAGGGAAAACGGACAAATGCCGAATATATCAAACATATGGAGGAGAAAGGGACACCAGTTGATGAGATAACGAAAGCAAATATGCTTAAGATGCAAAAGCAGGCAGAGCGAAAAATTGATGCACAAGCAAATAAATTTATAGCCAAAAACCTCATGGACAAAACCGATAAAGGAAAAGACATTAGGAATGAGACGGCAGGTGTTGCGGCTAATCAAGCGAAAGAATATGCGATTGGAAACCTTATCTTATTCATTGTAAAACCAATTTATTTCGAACTAAAAGATGGTTTTAAAAACGGCTTAACGAAAGGGGTTAATGCTTCATCTGCACTTGAAGCCCTATCAATTCGGTTTGGTCGAATTAAAAAACATGTAATCGAAAATGCATCATCGTTTATTGGAGATAACATGTGGGAATTCGTGAAAGGATTCATTTCTTCATTAATAGAAGGGATCATCAGCTTATTTGTTGGAATCTTTAAGCAAGTCCTTCGTCTTCTAAAAGAGGGAATAAAAATCTTCATGCAATCTGCCAAAATTTTATTTGGCAAAGATGCAAAGGAAATGACGCCATCGCAAAAAGGTGAAGCCATTATAAAAATAATAGGTGGTAGTGTCCTAGCCATTGCTGGTATTGGGATTGAAACTCTCTTAAATAAAATAGGCATTGGGGAACCTTGGTCGATAGTGTTAGCGACATTACTATCTGGTATTGCATCTGCTTTATTCATGTATCTTCTTGATAAAGTTGATTTGTTTAGCGTAAAAGCAGAACAACGAAGAGACCGTATCGCGGAAATATTCACAGAGCGAATTCAAGACATAAAAGAGGTATCTGAAGAATTTAATGTCGTAGCAATACAGACATTAAGAAAGCAATACGTACAGTTTGAAGACATACAAAGTGGAATTCAATCAGCATTAGCTACGGAAAACCTGGATTCTCTCAACTCAGGTTTATACCGCATGGCCGACTTTTTTAAAATAGAGTTGCCATATCGTAATACAGACGAATTTGTTGACTATTTTGATTCACAAGATGTTATTAAATTATAG
- a CDS encoding vWA domain-containing protein: MKRKVTELVFLLDRSGSMAGLEGDTIGGFNAFLQKQCKEEGETVVTTVLFDDDYEVLWNGTDAKEVKLTEREYFVRGTTALLDAVGKSIMQVGQRIALTNNEERPEKVIFVITTDGMENASKEFTYPKIKELINHQQEKNNWEFIFMGANIDATEEAGNIGIKVENAYRFEASSQGVESMYDIACEMVLEKRRK, encoded by the coding sequence ATGAAGAGAAAAGTAACGGAGCTTGTTTTTTTACTAGATCGAAGTGGGTCAATGGCGGGACTTGAAGGAGATACAATCGGGGGATTTAATGCGTTTCTACAAAAACAGTGTAAAGAAGAGGGAGAAACGGTAGTAACAACAGTCCTCTTTGACGATGACTATGAGGTTTTATGGAATGGGACGGACGCTAAAGAAGTTAAGCTGACTGAACGAGAGTATTTTGTAAGAGGAACTACTGCTTTATTAGATGCGGTAGGAAAGTCGATTATGCAAGTAGGGCAAAGGATAGCCTTGACCAATAATGAAGAACGACCGGAAAAGGTTATTTTCGTTATAACAACGGATGGGATGGAAAACGCAAGTAAGGAATTTACTTATCCAAAAATAAAAGAGTTAATTAATCATCAGCAGGAAAAGAATAACTGGGAATTTATTTTTATGGGAGCTAATATAGACGCGACGGAGGAAGCAGGCAATATTGGGATAAAAGTAGAAAATGCTTATCGATTTGAAGCATCTAGTCAAGGTGTCGAAAGTATGTACGACATCGCTTGTGAAATGGTTTTAGAAAAAAGAAGAAAATAG